Genomic segment of Alphaproteobacteria bacterium:
GTCCTCGGTTCCCATGCTGCTTGCCGCAATCTATGCCGCCAATTCGCTCGGACGGCCCGTTGACGCGTTGCGCTTTGCCGATCAAGCCTTGGCCATCGAGCCAAGAAACCGCGAGGCGAAGCGCGAGCAAATCCTTGCGATCGAACGCATGGGCGCACCCCATGTGGCGCTTGAGCTCGCCCGCGAGTCGCCGGACGCGGTCACGCCGAGCGACGTGCGCCGTCTTGAAGGAAGCGACGCCGCCGAGCTCGTGCGCTTCGGTAGCCTGGAGCCGCCCTCCGAAGCTGAACGTTTCGCCGCGACCGATAAGGCGATTGCACGACTCGACGAACTCATCGAGCGTTTCAGTAAGGAAGGCGAGACGGCGCGACAAGATCTCCTGCGCGCGCGTTTCGATCGCATGGTCGCCTATCGCGACCGAGTGCGCATGACCGACGTCGTGAAGGAATACGAGAACCTTAGCGCCAGCGGCGTCCATATTCCAAGTTATGCCCTCGAAGCGACGGCGGATGCCTACATTTATTTGCGAGAGCCAGAAATGGCCCTCGAGCTTTACCAGCGCGTGCTCGAGAGCGAACCGACGAGTTTTTCCGCAGCACTCGGGCGGTTCTATGCGCTCGTCGACCTCGAGCGGCTCGACGAGGCACGCGACTTCATACGCAAAGTGGACGAGGAACAACCAAAATGGCGCTGGCTCAAAGGAGATCCCGGCCCACTACCGAACGACCCTCGGCAGGCGGCTGACGAGGCGCTCGCCAACGCGGACCTTTACGCAAACGACCTCGAGGGTGCCGAGACGAAAGCCAGAGCCCTTGTCGACGCGGCGCCCGCAAACCCGTCATTTCGCATAATCCTGGCCGACGTCTATGCGGCTCGCGGATGGCCACGGCGCGCGGCGGAGGAATACGAGATTGCCGCAGCACTTGCTCCGCAGGACCCGGCCGTGGAGATTCCGCAAGGATCCAACGCACTGGCGCTGCACGCGTTCGAGCAAGCGGGGAGTGCGGAATCCGACGCCATCACGCGCTTTCCCGAACGCCGCGACGCCCAGCGCCTCGCCGAGGAATGGGAAATTCACAATCGGCCAGAGATCGACATCGCGGTGAACAAGACCTACGAGTCGGCAACGACCGTCAATGGCGGAAACGGAGTCGCAGTCGACGGCCGAATCTTCTCAGCGCCATTCGATTACGACTGGAGAGCATTCGCGGGCGAGTACATCGCGAGCCAGCTTGTCCCCGAAGGCCATATAACCGACTTCCGCCATGCGGCGGGTATCGAATGGCGTTCGGGAGACTTCGTGGCGTCCGCTGAAGGCAACCTCAACGACTACGGTCGCGACAAGTTCGGCGGCGTGCTTCGGGGTACGTGGGACATCGACGACGAGTGGCAGCTCGACGGCAACGGCCAACTCTTTTCAAAGGACACCCCGCTTCGCGCCCTCAAGAACAAGGTCACCGCAGATTCGGGGTCCGGCAGCGTGACATGGCGTGAGAGCGAGTCGCGCTCGGCTAGTCTCACGGCCGAAGGGATGAATTTCTCCGACGGCAATTTGCGTGGCTCCTTAGACGGCAAATTCGTCCAACGCCTGTGGGCGGGACCCCATGTCAACCTCGATGGCATCGTCGAGCTTGCGGGATCGCAAAACAGCCTCACTGACGTTCCCTACTATAGCCCGCGACACGACTTCCTGGGGGCGGCCGGCATCGATGCGACGCAAATCATCGAACGCCGCTATGAATTCGTCTGGAGCCATGAGCTCGTGGTCAAACCGGGCGCCTACTGGGAACAGGGGCACGGCACGACCTTCGCCGGCTCGCTCACTTACCAGCACAAGATCAAGACAGGCGACGATTTCGAAGTCAGTGCTGGATTCCAACTCGGCCGGCAGGCCTACGACAGTGAGTTCACGAACAGCCTTGCCCTGATTTTGAACCTGACTTGGAGGCCCGAACAATGAGCCGAATCGTCGCCCGGTGCCGTCCGCTGTTATTCTTCATCGCAGTCCTCGCGCTATCGGTGGCAAGCGCTTTCGCCGGGATGGAGGAAGACGATACCGGTGCTTCCGCACCGCGCGGCTTCGGCACGACACCACCGCTGCCGGCCGGCACCTCCATGTTTCTCGCGATCTGCTATCACGCCGTCGAGGATGTCGACCCCGACCAAAGCTATAATGCGGTTTCGACCGCCAAGCTGGTACAGCAGTTCAGTTGGCTGGAGCGCAACGGCTATCATCCGGTCAGCATCGACCAATTGGTCGCCGCACGCGACCGCGGAGTCCCGTTACCCGCTAATCCCGTCCTTCTCACCTTCGACGACGGATATGAGAGCTTCTACACCCGCGCCTTCCCGATTCTGAAAGCGTTCAAATTTCCCGCCGTGCTCGGCCTGGTGCACTCCTGGATGGCGGGGGCGCCCAAAAGCGAGGTTGAGTACGGCAGCAGCATGGCCATGATGCCCCGTTCGTTTTTCATGACATGGGATCAAGTGCGTGAGGTCCAACGCTCCGGGCTCGTCGAAATCGCGTCCCACTCGAACAATCTGCATCTCGGCATTCCGGCTAACCCGCAAGGCAATCTCGAACCCGCTGCCGTCACTCGGCGCTACGATTCGAGCCGCGGCAGCTACGAGACCGAGTCGGCTTACGAAGACCGCATCAAGGCGGACGCCGCGGGAATCTCCGGGGAGATTTTTCGCCAGACCGGCAAGCAGCCCCGCGCGATGATCTGGCCCTATGGAGAGCACAGCGAACTGGCCATTTCCATCTACGGCTCGGCCGGAATGCCGATCACCATGAATCTGATTGACGGTGTGGGCGCACTCGACAAACTCCAGGATACGCCGCGCCACCTCGTCAAGGACGATCCGCAGCTTGCCGACTTCGTTGCCGATATGCACCATCTCGTCCACCACGGTCCGACGCGGGTCGTCCATGTCGATCTCGACTATGTCTACGACCCCGATCCAGCCCAACAGGACAAGAACCTCGGCGCTGTCGTCCAACGTGTCTACGATCTCGGGGTATCGATCGTCTTCTTGCAGGCCTATGCGGACCCGGACGGCAATGGGCTCGCAAAGTCCGTCTACTTCCCGAACAAACTGCTCCCGATGCGGGCCGACCTTTTCAACCGAGCCGCTTGGCAGCTTCGCACCCGCGCCGGCGTGCGCGTATATGCGTGGCTGCCCGTGCTCAGCTTCGCTTTCGGGCAAGAGCTGTCGCACGTACTTGCCTGGAATTCCGAGCGAAACGAGGCAGCGCCGGACCCGGCCCAGCCGGTCCGCCTCTCCCCGTTCGATCCCACGGCGCGTGCGCTGATCGGCCAACTCTACGAGGAGATGGCGGCCAGCACGCCGATTGCTGGAATCCTTTTCAGCGATGACGCGATCCTCACCGATTTCGAGGATGCAAGTCCCGAAGCGCTCGAGGCATACCGGACGGCCGGCCTGCCTGGCTCCGTCGCCGCCATACGCGCCGATCCATTTGCGATGGAAGCATGGACGAGGCTCAAGACCCGCGTTCTCATCGATTTCACCAAGGAGCTTGCGGCCCGCGTCAGAATTCACCGAGCACCCCTTTCGACCGCGCGCAACATCTTTGCACGCCCGATCCTCGAGCCGACCAGCCAAGCCTGGTTTGCCCAGGACCTCGACAGCTTTCTCGCGACCTATGACTACACGGCGATCATGGCGATGCCGCTCATGGAGGATGTTGCGAAGGGGGATGCCGAGGCATGGCTCGACCGTCTGCGCGGCATCGTCGCGAAACGTCCAGGCGGGCTTTCACGCTCGATCTTCGAGCTGCAGGCGGTGGATTGGAGAGTGCCGGAATCGGGCCCCGATCGCGAGGTGCCGACCGAAACGCTGGCGCGCGAAATGCGCCTGCTCGCGCGCCAGGGTGCTCTCAATTTCGGGTATTATCCGGACGACGCACCGGCAAACCACCCGGACGTAAAGGAGCTTCGCAAGACGATTTCCCTTGCCGTCTATCCCTATCGGCCGTGAGCTGCGGTTGCTATCCCGCCCAATCGGGCAGGAGATTTCATTGCGGCCTTCGGAGCCGGCATGTCTCGCGGACTACTGAATGGCGCTGCCGTAGCCGAAATGGTTGAACGGCCCGAAGACGTAGCGCGTTTCCTCGGGATCGAAGGTGCTGCCGGGAAAAGTGTTGCCGGATTGGTTTTTGGTCGCGGCCGCGTCGGAAGATGGGGGATTGCGGATGGCGGTCGGTGCACTGGTCCCGACCTCGCTTATTTGCAGGGCCGGCGCCCGGTCGCCTTCCTTGATGGACTGTGGTGTTCCATCGCCATTTTCGCTCGTGGCCGTTTCCGTACTGAATGCCACTGCCGGTGCCGCGCTCACGAAAAGTGCCAAGGACAACACCGCACAACAAACCGAAGCGCGTTTTATTGACGACATGTCGCCTTCCTTCCAAGTTTCGTCAGGTGGGGATGAACGTCACGTCCGGGCGTTGGCCCGGGATGATACAAAATGTCCGACAGACCTGGCTCGCCCGATGTCGGCACGAGATTTGCGCGTAAAATCCATCAGCAGGATTACCGCCGCGTTCGTCAGGCCGACGGCGAGTGCCAGCGCAACGCCTCTCTGAAAATCCATGCCTAGACGATCGAATTGGCCGCTCGCCCAAAGGCCAGCAAATACAATCGACACCGACATCCAAGAGCAGATTGCGACACGAAAAAGCAAATTGCTCACAAGATCACTCCAGTTCGTGTTAGCGCGTGGCATCACCGGTGCTGGGTGGCGTCGCATCACGCGCCGCGTCGCCAGCTTTCGATACCACTATTGCAGGGTCGTCGTTCCCGACCGCCTGCCGAATTTTCTGAATGGGCGCGAATATACGCGATAATTCGCTTCGATCTGTCCTATTGACGACGTGTTTATTCGTGCCTGCGGCCTCCAGCGCCGTCAGGTGGATGGCCGGCGCATGGACTTCGGCTAACCGGCCACCGCCCGAGACCGCTCGTCTCCTTGGCGGTTCAAGACCCTTCGTCTTACGAAAAATCTCGCCATTCCAATGGGAAAGGGGGGCCTGAAAGCCCCCCTTTTGCCGCATTGGCCAAGCTTCGATCAGTCTGGCCGCGCGAAACTCTAACCCGCGAGCCGACGAAGATCGGGCATTGCCGCTTCAAGACCTCGCCCGAACCGTTCGACTGCCTCATCCACTTCTTCCCGCGTGATGGAGAGCGGTGGGGAGAATGACGTCACTTCGATGAACGGCAGCGGCCGTGTCATCACGCCATGTTCGAGGGCCTTGCGGGATACAATTCTATGCGCGTTGGCCTTGGGATCGAAAAAGCGCCGTTTTGCCTTGTCCGCCACGAACTCGACCGCCAGCATGAGCCCTTCCCCACGCACCTCACCGACGAATGGGTTATCCGCCACTCGTTCCCTCAGGCGTTTCAGGAAATAGGGGCCAACTTTGGCTGCATTTTCGACGAGGCCTTCGCGCTCCATGATGTCGAGGTTCGTCATCCCGAGCGCCCCGCCGACGGGATGACCGGAATAGGTGAACCCGTGCATCACGGGACCAAATTCATCGGATGCGCTGCTCAACACATCCCATATACCGGCTGATATGACGGAAGCGGACACGGGGAAATAGGCGCTTGTAATGCCTTTCGCGAGTGTCACGATATCCGGTTTAAGTCCGTAAAGTCCGGTTGCAAACCACGACCCCAAGCGGCCGAACCCGGTGATCACTTCGTCGGCGATGAAGAGGATATCGTTCTCCTTGAGCAACGCCTGCACCGCTTCGAAGTAACCCTTGGGCGGGAGGAACACCCCACCTGTTCCCATGACCGGTTCGGCGATGAACGCGGCGATGGATTCAGCACCTTCCCGTGCGATTATGTCCTTGAGTTCACGGATCAACCGTGCGGTGAACGCGCTCTCGTCCTCGCCGGGATTGGAAAAGCGGTAGAAATGCGGACACGACGCGTAGTAAACGCCGTCGAGCGGCAGGTCGAATGCCTTGTGGTAGCGCTCGATTCCCGTCAGGCTCGCAGCCGCATAAGTCAGGCCGTGATAGGCGCCGACGCGCGAAATGAATTTCTTCTTTCCGGGCTTGCCCCGCAGATTGTTGTAGTAACGGGCTAGCTTGAAATTGGTGTCGTTGGCGTCCGAGCCGGAGGTGCCGAAAAACATTTTCGAGAGGTGGCCGGCACCTGCCTTCTCCCGAAAGATGCCCAGCACGCGATCCGCCAGTCGGATGACCGGCTCATTCGAGGCAGAGCCGAAAATGTGATAATAACTGAGGTTTCGCACCGCTTGTGCGGCGGTTTGCGCCATTTCCTCGCGGCCGTATCCGATATTGACGCACCAGAGGCCGGCGCCGCAGTCGATCATGTCCTTTCCGGTGCGATCCTTGAGCGTGACACCCTGCCCATCCATCACGATGAGGGGGCCGTTCTTCAGATGCTCGGCAATGGACGTAAGCGGATGGAGCAGGCTTTGCTTATCCATCTCCTCGAGCGAGTAATTTTTCTTGGCAACCGCAGTGTCCATCGATCGATCTCCCGATTTCCGTTAGGGGCGCGTCGCAATGCCAAATTCACCGGTCGGCCAGCCGATCTTCGGGAGAACACCCGAAAAGCCGACCAGCTGCGGGGCTAGTGTGGTGGATTTGCTTGCGCAAAATTCGCGCCCATCCTGAGGCTAGAGCAAGCGCAACTCAAGCCCGAAGTTTGGCCTGCTCGGGGCGTGGGCCGCCGACTCACCCTAGATGGCCGGGGGAATCGCCTTCGCCCGCCGCAAATCGATGGCAGTATGGGCGGCAAGTGCGGCCAATACGATTCCCCCGCCAAGAAGCGACATGGGTCCCGGACGTTCTCCGAGGAACGCCCATACCCAAATCGGCCCGAGGATCGGCTCCAGGAGCGCGATAAGGGCGACCTGTGCCGCGGGTGCGCGCTGAGCACCTGCAACGAACAGCACGAACCCCGATCCGAGCTGGAATGCGCCGAAGACGAAAAGGAGGCCGAAGTCGCCTCTTGTCACCGACAGCGGTTCGCCGAGCGGAAGGGCGACAAGTGCCGCGAGCGCACAGCCGAGGCATGTCGCTGGCGTCATCCGCACGTCCCGGTATTTGCGAATTGTCACGGTCGCTATCGCCGAACCGAGGGCTATGAAGAACGCCAACAGATTGCCGAGTAGCGATCCCGGAGCAATCGATGCGGAGACCATGACGGCCACGCCGCCGAGTGCGACCGCCATGACGAGCCAGCTCCGCACATCCACCTTCTCGCCGAGGACCACATAGGCAAGCGCTGCCGCGATGAGCGGCGAGGTACTGAAAATGATCAGCGTGTTGGCAACGGTCGTGAGATGGAACGACAAGACGAGACAGATCGACGACGTGCCGATGCACACACCGACCACGACACCGGGAAGACCCATCGCCCGGAAGACTTGCACGCTCCGGCCCCGCTCCCGCCAGCCGATATAGCTTATGAGGAAGCCCGCTGCGGAAAGCGAACGCCAGAACACCGTGGTCCACACATCCGCAGCGTCCAGGGAGCGGACGATCAATCCGCCCGTGCTCCAAAAGATTGCGGCCAACGCGACGAGTGCGATTCCTCGGCGATGGGTCGTGGCGTCGAAGCGTGCCGCGGTCGCACTTTGCACCAATTCACCTGCGATAACGGGGGTGCGACGTTCGAAGACGTCGACACTTGGAACGCCCCCGATCGGTGTAATGCAGCATTTCCGAATGACTTACATTGCGGCTGCGCATCGCACAAGGATCGAGAGCAGCGCTATAATGCTCCCCAATCCCGGCAGCGCTCGTTTCAGGACGGACTCGATGCGCGCGATTGTGCTTCACGCCGCCCGTACATCACTTCGGCTCGAGGATCGGGCCGCGATGCCGCAGGCCGGCAGTCATGAGGTCTTGATCCGGATCCGTGCATGCGGCGTTTGCCGCACGGATCTCCACATCGTGGACGGTGAGTTGGCCAACCCGAAGCTGCCACTCGTGCCCGGCCACGAAATCGTGGGTATCGTTGTTGCCGTCGGGCCGGCGGTGGAAAGACTCGCGGTCGGCGACCGTGTTGGCGTTCCCTGGCTCGGCTGGACCTGCGGGGAATGCGACTATTGCCGGCGCGGACAGGAAAATCTCTGCGCCCATGCGCGTTTCACCGGGTACCAAATTGACGGAGGGTATGCCGAATACACGGTCGCGAACGAGCGGTTTTGCTTTCCGCTCCCCCCCGTTTTCGACGACGTTTCCGCCGCCCCGCTCCTCTGCGCTGGATTGATCGGCTTTCGCGCCCTCCGCCTCGCGGGGGACGCGAAGCGGCTCGGCCTCTATGGCTTCGGTGCGGCAGCACATATTGC
This window contains:
- the pgaA gene encoding poly-beta-1,6 N-acetyl-D-glucosamine export porin PgaA, giving the protein MAAGLAFAMLAAAVVTDLHAEESGAPASGATTRDSAGDDRAAHERAVKLARSGDTASALAILQALAKKHPDDLGVIRDEMVVFGWAGRPSDVVRIFERLPHDEPDYVLASAARAYRDLKRFPDALKLYQEGVRRFPTNADFAAGEILVLTDMGETKAAFDKADAASARTSSVPMLLAAIYAANSLGRPVDALRFADQALAIEPRNREAKREQILAIERMGAPHVALELARESPDAVTPSDVRRLEGSDAAELVRFGSLEPPSEAERFAATDKAIARLDELIERFSKEGETARQDLLRARFDRMVAYRDRVRMTDVVKEYENLSASGVHIPSYALEATADAYIYLREPEMALELYQRVLESEPTSFSAALGRFYALVDLERLDEARDFIRKVDEEQPKWRWLKGDPGPLPNDPRQAADEALANADLYANDLEGAETKARALVDAAPANPSFRIILADVYAARGWPRRAAEEYEIAAALAPQDPAVEIPQGSNALALHAFEQAGSAESDAITRFPERRDAQRLAEEWEIHNRPEIDIAVNKTYESATTVNGGNGVAVDGRIFSAPFDYDWRAFAGEYIASQLVPEGHITDFRHAAGIEWRSGDFVASAEGNLNDYGRDKFGGVLRGTWDIDDEWQLDGNGQLFSKDTPLRALKNKVTADSGSGSVTWRESESRSASLTAEGMNFSDGNLRGSLDGKFVQRLWAGPHVNLDGIVELAGSQNSLTDVPYYSPRHDFLGAAGIDATQIIERRYEFVWSHELVVKPGAYWEQGHGTTFAGSLTYQHKIKTGDDFEVSAGFQLGRQAYDSEFTNSLALILNLTWRPEQ
- the pgaB gene encoding poly-beta-1,6-N-acetyl-D-glucosamine N-deacetylase PgaB, with the translated sequence MSRIVARCRPLLFFIAVLALSVASAFAGMEEDDTGASAPRGFGTTPPLPAGTSMFLAICYHAVEDVDPDQSYNAVSTAKLVQQFSWLERNGYHPVSIDQLVAARDRGVPLPANPVLLTFDDGYESFYTRAFPILKAFKFPAVLGLVHSWMAGAPKSEVEYGSSMAMMPRSFFMTWDQVREVQRSGLVEIASHSNNLHLGIPANPQGNLEPAAVTRRYDSSRGSYETESAYEDRIKADAAGISGEIFRQTGKQPRAMIWPYGEHSELAISIYGSAGMPITMNLIDGVGALDKLQDTPRHLVKDDPQLADFVADMHHLVHHGPTRVVHVDLDYVYDPDPAQQDKNLGAVVQRVYDLGVSIVFLQAYADPDGNGLAKSVYFPNKLLPMRADLFNRAAWQLRTRAGVRVYAWLPVLSFAFGQELSHVLAWNSERNEAAPDPAQPVRLSPFDPTARALIGQLYEEMAASTPIAGILFSDDAILTDFEDASPEALEAYRTAGLPGSVAAIRADPFAMEAWTRLKTRVLIDFTKELAARVRIHRAPLSTARNIFARPILEPTSQAWFAQDLDSFLATYDYTAIMAMPLMEDVAKGDAEAWLDRLRGIVAKRPGGLSRSIFELQAVDWRVPESGPDREVPTETLAREMRLLARQGALNFGYYPDDAPANHPDVKELRKTISLAVYPYRP
- a CDS encoding aminotransferase, producing the protein MDTAVAKKNYSLEEMDKQSLLHPLTSIAEHLKNGPLIVMDGQGVTLKDRTGKDMIDCGAGLWCVNIGYGREEMAQTAAQAVRNLSYYHIFGSASNEPVIRLADRVLGIFREKAGAGHLSKMFFGTSGSDANDTNFKLARYYNNLRGKPGKKKFISRVGAYHGLTYAAASLTGIERYHKAFDLPLDGVYYASCPHFYRFSNPGEDESAFTARLIRELKDIIAREGAESIAAFIAEPVMGTGGVFLPPKGYFEAVQALLKENDILFIADEVITGFGRLGSWFATGLYGLKPDIVTLAKGITSAYFPVSASVISAGIWDVLSSASDEFGPVMHGFTYSGHPVGGALGMTNLDIMEREGLVENAAKVGPYFLKRLRERVADNPFVGEVRGEGLMLAVEFVADKAKRRFFDPKANAHRIVSRKALEHGVMTRPLPFIEVTSFSPPLSITREEVDEAVERFGRGLEAAMPDLRRLAG
- a CDS encoding DMT family transporter encodes the protein MQSATAARFDATTHRRGIALVALAAIFWSTGGLIVRSLDAADVWTTVFWRSLSAAGFLISYIGWRERGRSVQVFRAMGLPGVVVGVCIGTSSICLVLSFHLTTVANTLIIFSTSPLIAAALAYVVLGEKVDVRSWLVMAVALGGVAVMVSASIAPGSLLGNLLAFFIALGSAIATVTIRKYRDVRMTPATCLGCALAALVALPLGEPLSVTRGDFGLLFVFGAFQLGSGFVLFVAGAQRAPAAQVALIALLEPILGPIWVWAFLGERPGPMSLLGGGIVLAALAAHTAIDLRRAKAIPPAI
- a CDS encoding zinc-dependent alcohol dehydrogenase family protein translates to MRAIVLHAARTSLRLEDRAAMPQAGSHEVLIRIRACGVCRTDLHIVDGELANPKLPLVPGHEIVGIVVAVGPAVERLAVGDRVGVPWLGWTCGECDYCRRGQENLCAHARFTGYQIDGGYAEYTVANERFCFPLPPVFDDVSAAPLLCAGLIGFRALRLAGDAKRLGLYGFGAAAHIAVQVARHRGQQVFAFTKTGDIAGQDFARGLGAVWAGGSDELPPEPLDASLIFAPVGALVPAALRATAKGGSVICAGIHMSDIPTFPYRLLWEERVLRSVANLTRQDGDEFLAIASRVPIRTTTTVFPLAQANEALERLREGRIEGAAVLAP